The genome window CCGGTGGTGCTGCCTTATGTGCCGCTGCTGAATCCGCTCGATATCGCGACGATGGTGGTGCTGTTGGCGCTGGCTGGTTGGTGGCAGGCGCTGCCGGCGGCCGAGCGCGCGCCGCTGCGCGCTGGCCATCCGGTGTTGCTCCCAGGGGCAGTTGCGGCGCTGGTCTTCCTGTGGCTGAACGCAGCGCTGATCCGCGCCATGCATCATCTCGGCGGCACGCCGTTGCTCTTCGACGGCGTCATGACGTCGACGCCGGTGCAGGCCGCGCTGTCGATCTTCTGGGGGCTGCTCGGTTTCGTCGCGATGATAGTCGCCACTAGGCGCGCCCTGCGCGCGGTATGGCTGTGCGGGGCGGGCCTGATGGCGGTGGTGGTGGCCAAGCTCTTCCTGATCGATCTGGCGGCCACCGACACGCTGGCGCGCATTGTCTCTTTCCTGAGCGTGGGTGCGCTGCTGCTGATCACCGGTTACTTCTCACCGTTGCCACCCAAGGGCAAGGATATCGCGGAGGAAAGCGAATGAAGTGGGTTCTGGCAGGGCTGTTGCTGGTGCCGGCCACGGTGCTGGCTGCGCCGGTTACGCAGGATTTTGCGCGGGGCCTGCCGCTGGAAGCCGATGAGCCGGCGGCGGCCTACGGCCTGCCACTTCCGGATGCGGTCTATCGCGGCGTAACGCGCCGCGACCTGGGTGATCTCCGCGTCTTCGACGCCAACGGTCGCGTCGTGCAGCACGCGCTTTGCCCACCCGAGGCGCCGGAGAAGCAGAGCGAACGGCACGCGGCCGCGATCTGGGGGCTGCCCGCAGGCAGCGCACCGCGGCGCCGTCAGGGCACGCGCATGGAGATCGAGACCGCTGACGGCACGCGGCTGGCACTGAACGAGGGCGCGGCCGAGGTCACGGCGCCTGGTGGCGCCTTCGAGTATCTGCTCGATGTGCGCGAGCTTGAGGTGCCGATAACCGCGCTGGCCCTGGACTGGGCTTGGCGCACGCCCGAGGGCCGTGCCGAGTTGGCCGTGCGCGTTGCCGCGAGCGATGATCTCGACAATTGGCGCACCCTCCTGCCGCAGGGCACGCTGCTGCGCGCCGAGGGCGAGGGCGGCAAGCTGGAACGCTCGCAGCTGTCCTTGCCCGAGCGGCGCTACGCCTTCCTGCGCCTGACGCCGCTGGACGGTCGCGCGCGCGACTGGCTGCGCGGCGCGACGCTGGTGTCGGTGGCCCCCGAATCGGTGCCCGATCTGCGCTGGTTCGACGCCGAAGCCATGCCGGTCGAAACCCCGGATATGCGCGAGTACCGCAGCGACCGACGGGCGCCGGTGCAGCGGCTGCGGCTTGACGCCGGCGACCTGCGCCTGGGAGTGCGCGTCAGCTCGCGCGATGCACTGGACGCGCGCTGGTGGCGCCGCGCCACCACGCCGGCGCCGGCTACGGGCGACGATGACACCGCCGCCGGGATCACGGTTGTGCCGCCGGTCGCCGAGCGTTTCTGGCGCGTGGAAGTCATGCAGGGGGCTGAGGCGCTGGGTAGTCGGGCGCTGGGCCTGCGCATGGGCTATGCACCGGAGCGGCTGCGTTTCTTCGCGCAGGGCGAGGGGCCCTGGCTGCTTGCCTACGGCAGCGCTCAGGCGATGCCGGCCGAGCCGTTGGCTTGTGCGCGTTTCGAGCAGGTCTCGACGGCGGTCGGCATCGGCGTCGAGCGCAGTCTGGGCGGCGACAGCCGTCTGTCGCCGGAAACCGGCTGGCCGCTGCGCCGCATCGTGCTGTGGGTCATGCTGGGCGCCGGCGCGTTGTTGGTCGTGGCGATGGCGCTGAGCCTGCTGCGACGGCTCGGCCGCGGCGACGGTTGAGGCCCGGCGCTCAGGCGCGCAGCGCGGCGGTGGCTTCGATCTCGAAGAGCATGCCGTCCAGCGCCAGGCGCGGCACCGGAATGAGGGTGCAGGCCGGCTTCATCGCATCGCCCCAGGCGCGTTCCAGCTCCTCGCCGAAGATATGCAGGCGCTCCTCGCTGTGATCGACGACCAGCACGGTGGTGCGCGCAACGTCGCCGAGCGCGGCGCCGGCGGCCTGCAGTGCGGTCTCCAGATTGCGCATGGCCTGCCGCACCTGGGCACGGAAATCAGCCGGCAGCGCGCCGTCTGCGTCCTCGCCGCCCTGGCCGGCGACCAGCAGCAGCCGGCTGCCGGGAGCGACTTCGGCAAGATGCGAATAGCCGTTGGGCGCCGGATCGTAGAGGCCGTCCGGGTTGGTGAGGCGCACGACACCGGAAGAGGAGGTGGCGGTTATTGCAGTCATGGGGTGCTCCGGGTGGGGCTCGGATCAGTCGACCGGGTGAATGGCCCGGAAGCCGATGGCGAAGCGGTTCCAGATATTGATCGTGCCGATGAGCAGGGTGAGCTTGGCCAGCTCGTCATCGGTGAAGGCGTCGCGCGCTTGCGCGAAATCCGCGTCCGGCGCGCCGGTGTCGGCGATGCGGGTCAGCGACTCGGTCCAGGCCAGAGCGGCGCACTCGCGCGGCGTGTAGAGCGGCGATTCGCGCCAGGCCGCAAGCAGGTGCAGGCGGTCCTCGCTCTCGCCGGCGGCCCGGGCGTCGCGGGTGTGCATGTGGATGCAGAAGGCGCAGCCATTGATCTGCGAGGCGCGCGTCTTCACCAGTTCGATGAGGCTGTGCTCCAGCCCGCTTTCGCGAACCTGCTGCTCCAGCGCGAGCAGTCCTTTCATGGTGTTCGGCGAAGCGCTTTGATAGTCCAGTCGGCTTTGCATGGGTTCTCCGGATAGGGGGTGCAGGGCGATGGCGCCCGTCTGCATAGACGAGGCGGCGCAATGGAATGTGACAACGCGGCCGCCCGCAGCAGCGGACGGCCGCGTCGATGGGCCGCCTCAGGCGTCGACGAGCGCCATCATCGGCTCCGGATAGCGCGTGCCTGCGGTGCTGCCGGGCGCGAAGATGCGATCCAGCGGCGCCAGTTCGTCTTCCGACAGCGTGATGGTCGCCGCGACTGCGTTCTCCGCCACGCGCGCTGGCT of Algiphilus aromaticivorans DG1253 contains these proteins:
- a CDS encoding RidA family protein, producing MTAITATSSSGVVRLTNPDGLYDPAPNGYSHLAEVAPGSRLLLVAGQGGEDADGALPADFRAQVRQAMRNLETALQAAGAALGDVARTTVLVVDHSEERLHIFGEELERAWGDAMKPACTLIPVPRLALDGMLFEIEATAALRA
- a CDS encoding carboxymuconolactone decarboxylase family protein, which produces MQSRLDYQSASPNTMKGLLALEQQVRESGLEHSLIELVKTRASQINGCAFCIHMHTRDARAAGESEDRLHLLAAWRESPLYTPRECAALAWTESLTRIADTGAPDADFAQARDAFTDDELAKLTLLIGTINIWNRFAIGFRAIHPVD
- a CDS encoding DUF3999 family protein, with amino-acid sequence MKWVLAGLLLVPATVLAAPVTQDFARGLPLEADEPAAAYGLPLPDAVYRGVTRRDLGDLRVFDANGRVVQHALCPPEAPEKQSERHAAAIWGLPAGSAPRRRQGTRMEIETADGTRLALNEGAAEVTAPGGAFEYLLDVRELEVPITALALDWAWRTPEGRAELAVRVAASDDLDNWRTLLPQGTLLRAEGEGGKLERSQLSLPERRYAFLRLTPLDGRARDWLRGATLVSVAPESVPDLRWFDAEAMPVETPDMREYRSDRRAPVQRLRLDAGDLRLGVRVSSRDALDARWWRRATTPAPATGDDDTAAGITVVPPVAERFWRVEVMQGAEALGSRALGLRMGYAPERLRFFAQGEGPWLLAYGSAQAMPAEPLACARFEQVSTAVGIGVERSLGGDSRLSPETGWPLRRIVLWVMLGAGALLVVAMALSLLRRLGRGDG